The following nucleotide sequence is from Methanomassiliicoccales archaeon.
CTCGACGATACAGGCCATGACGAGGTGTGCTTCCCGCTCCTGATCCCAGAAACGGAGTTCGAGAAGGAAAAGGAGCACATCAAGGGGTTCGATGAGGAGGTCTACTGGGTCACCCACGCAGGTCTCAACGAGCTCGATGTGAGATTGGTGATGAGGCCTACTAGCGAGACCGCTATGTATCCAATCTTTGCCCTATGGGTTCGCTCTCACAGCGATCTTCCCCTCAAGACCTACCAGATTGTGAACACCTTTAGGTACGAGACAAAGCAGACGCGTGCCTTCATACGGGTAAGGGAGATCCATTTCTTTGAGAGTCACACCTGCCACATTGACGAGGAGGACGCTCAAAGGCAGGTGGAGGAGGACTTCGAGATACTTGAGAACCTCATGAAGAAGCTCTGCCTCTCTTACTTGCTCCTCAAAAGGACGGAATGGGACAAGTTCCCAGGTGCATACTATACCGTGGGAATAGACACCATAATGCCGGGGGGAAGGACTCTACAGCTTGGGAGCGTTCACCACTATAGGGATAACTTCTCTGTGCCGTTCGACATCAAGTACGAGGATATCGACGGCAGCTTGAAGCACACCCATCAAACCACATATGGCATGAGCGAGAGGCTTGTGGGCGCCATAGTAGGTGTTCACGGTGATGATCAGGGGCTAGTTCTGCCTCCCGATGTGGCACCATTCCAAGTGGTGATCGTGCCCATCCTCGCAAAAGGGAAATCAGAAGAAGTAATGAAACATTGCTATGCTCTCAGAGACAAGCTGAAGAATGAGGGTTTCAGGATCCATCTGGACGAGAGAGATGATCGACCGGGTAGCAAGTTCTACGATTGGGAGATAAAGGGTGTACCGCTCAGACTCGAACTGGGATCAAGGGATATCAAGGAAGCAGTGGTGACATTCTCGAGACGAGACCAAGGAATCAGAGGCACATTCAAGAGAGAGGAGCTGGCCGATAAGGTAAGATCACTCCTGAGCGAGATTTCTGAGGAGATGCGAAAGAAGGCCAAGGCGCAGTTGGAAGCGGCCGTGGTCACCATAGAATCACTGGATGAAGTTCCCAAGAAGATACTCAGAATGGGTTGGTGTGGATCGGAGGAATGCGGCAGGGAGATCGAGGAGACCACAGATCTCAACCTACTAGGGACCCCCTATGCCCCAGAGAATTTTAAAGGAAAATGCATCGTCTGCGGTAAGGAGACGTCCCGGTTGGTCTACGCTGCAAGGGCTATGTGATACCGACAGTAAAAGTTGAAGGTTGTATATTCAGGCCGCTGGCTCCTTGACGGTTAGGAGCAGGCCTACGACACCTGAAACTATGAGAATGATCACGATGGAATACACTCCAATGTATTCCTTTGCGAAAATGTTCCAACTTCCGTAGACCATGCCCCACACATAGAACATCGCTATTCCCAGAAAGATCAGGGCTATGGAGATGAACATCTTCAGGTTCTTGATGAAATCGGAACGCTCCATCGGGGGCGCTCAACGCCATCAGCATATAAAAACCCTTTTCCCTCATGATTTCTTGAAGGCTCTGAGAACATTTAGGATGCCATGACAGCGGCAGGAAGTGGCGATTCCCAGAAGCTGCCCTTCTCTGATATCTTGGAGAACATCCAGGGTTTTTTCGATGATGTCTCCCTTCAAGGTACCATAATGGCCTAACCAAGAGGTCACTGCAACAAATTCTCTATCTGTGCGTCCCCTGATTGCGTTCTTGATGATCTCATGCATAGGAGATGATATCACGTCACCTGTCACTGGGCAGACGATAGGTTGCTTGCAGTCATCCATACATTCTCTGTCTGAGGGCATGCGACTCAACACAATAAGGCCGTTCTCCTGGTCATGAACCTGGATGATTTCATCTGGAAGCTGTCTGGCCACTTCAATGGAGGACTGGCTATCTGGTATCAGTCGGAATCCTCTCCGCCTGAGGTAAGACACCGAGAGCTTGGCAAGGAGATGCCCGGTTGCCCCTGGAACGACATACTCTGGAACCCTTTTTTCAATGATGTCGAGTAGAACCTCGGTCGCATCCCCCAACACAAGTGTGATTCGATCTTTTTTCCAGAATTCTTTCTGAGGGGGACACTGTAGGATCTCATCCGCTATTCCTTTGGCATGGCAGGTCGGATCCCTGTCAATAACTACAACAGCCCAACCTCTACCCTTTCCCAGCAGGGCAGCATCACTGCCAATTCTTCCTCCACCGACGCAGACAAGCAACATGGAATCAATTGAAGACAGGTGATTCATACCAAGGATAGAATGAGATCATGACCGATAAATTGGTCGCCAAGTTATTGAGAGAACCGTTTGATTCATAGCGTATGAAATTAATCTATAGGTTTGAGGGGGAAACTTGAGGATCAGTACCGTCGCCCAGATGAGAAAGCTGGATAGGGGAGCAGGGGAGAATTACGGAATAGTTCCCTTAATGCTCATGGAAAACGCCGGCCTGGCCGTTTACGATGTCATAAAGGAGGAATTTGGCATAGAAGGCCGCAAATTCGCGATATTCTGCGGTCCTGGGAATAACGGAGGGGATGGTCTGGTAGTGGCGAGGAAAATACTCTCAAGCGGTGGCCTCCCCCAGGTTTATCTAATGAACCCCCCCGAGGAATATAAGGGAATCGCAAAGCAGAATTACGAGATACTGGACAGCCTTCCTGTCGAAATCATCTTGGTAGAATCAGTGGACGCGATCAGAAACAGGATCGTCCACTCAGATGCTATAGTGGACGGGATACTGGGAACGGGCATTAAGGGAGAACTTAAGGGAATCTACAGGGAGGTCATCGAGATGATAAACGATTTGGACCTTCCAGTGTTCAGCATCGATATCGCCTCTGGTGTCGTAGGGGATACTGGTGAAGTTCTGGGATCCGCCGTGCAGGCGGATGTTACGACCACCTTTGGATTGCCAAAGATCGGAAACATGTTGTACCCTGGCTTCGATCTCTGTGGAAAGCTCTATGTTTCTCATATCTCCTTTCCACCCGACCATTACAATTCAAAGGAGATAATGCTGGA
It contains:
- a CDS encoding proline--tRNA ligase, yielding MKKEEDFSEWYNEIVERANLTDKRYPIKGMNVWTPYGWKIMRLIDSFIREELDDTGHDEVCFPLLIPETEFEKEKEHIKGFDEEVYWVTHAGLNELDVRLVMRPTSETAMYPIFALWVRSHSDLPLKTYQIVNTFRYETKQTRAFIRVREIHFFESHTCHIDEEDAQRQVEEDFEILENLMKKLCLSYLLLKRTEWDKFPGAYYTVGIDTIMPGGRTLQLGSVHHYRDNFSVPFDIKYEDIDGSLKHTHQTTYGMSERLVGAIVGVHGDDQGLVLPPDVAPFQVVIVPILAKGKSEEVMKHCYALRDKLKNEGFRIHLDERDDRPGSKFYDWEIKGVPLRLELGSRDIKEAVVTFSRRDQGIRGTFKREELADKVRSLLSEISEEMRKKAKAQLEAAVVTIESLDEVPKKILRMGWCGSEECGREIEETTDLNLLGTPYAPENFKGKCIVCGKETSRLVYAARAM